From Salmo salar chromosome ssa21, Ssal_v3.1, whole genome shotgun sequence:
ATACTGCTGAGTGGCGGGAGGTCCAATGATAATGTTGAAATACCAGTTTCTGCCCTGAAAGAGAGTGGGGTCTTGATCTTTGGCATTGGAAACAGAAATTCTAGCAAAGAGGTTCAAAGGATTGCCTCTGACCCCAGTTATTCCCAGTCTGTTTCTGAATTCTCTGATCTCCCCAGCGTCCAGGATAAGTTTTTCTCCTCACTCATTACTGTACACGTTGGCGCCACACCCATTTCCCCAACAGTCATAGGTAAGACCGGATGCATTATCTAGGAAAACTAAAGCAACAAACACATATTTCAGATTTGATGAAGCAATGTTGACATACTGTTTTGTTGACATACTGTTTTGTTTCTGATACTCTTAGTGGACCTAAGCATTGCCAGAAAGGATGTAGTATTCTTGCTGGATGGTTCTGATGGCACTAGGAATGGCTTCCCAGAAATGCGGGACTTTGTTCAAAGAGTAGTGGAGAAACTCACTGTAGGGGAGAACAGAGATCGagtctctgtggtacagtatagCAGAGAACCAGAGGCCCACTTCTATCTGAACACTTACATGAGAAAAGAAGAGGTTGTTGACACCGTAAGAGGGCTGAAGCACAAAGGAGGGAGACCCCTCAACACTGGAGCAGCTCTCCAGTATGTCAGGGACTACGTCTTTAATGCCTCCTCTGGAAGTAGGCGccttgaaagtgttccacagattCTGATACTGCTAAATGGTGGAAGGTCCTTTGACAATGTAGATAAACCAGCTTCTGCTCTCAAGGAGCTTGGTGTCTTGGTGTTTGGAATTGGAACAAGGAGCTCTGATAGCAGAGAATTACAGAAGATATCCTATGACCCCAGTTATGCTCTCTCCGTGTCTGAATTTACTGACCTCCCCAACATCCAACAGCAGCTTCTTTCTGCCATGAACACTGCCATTATACAGGACACAACCATGACACCAACACTAATACCAACAATACTAGGTAAGAAAAATATGCTTTTGATCTGTTCCATTTCCTCTTTTACATTAGGATAGAGTAGTTGATACCTTTGATCACTCTTGTAGGTTCCCCTGAGGCCTTTCATGTGGTTTCATTTCATACCTCTGTACCAATGTTCCCTATGATATAACTCAAGCCAATGCACAAATTGTCACTTTCGTTGAATAGTTGTTTGTGATAAGTGAAAGGGATGACTTTCATGTGACAGAAGCAGCTTTGTCCTGTTTTCCCATAACCTATGCCACATGTAATATGACTCTTTATCTGAACCTTCACATTCCCTAGTTGAGAGTCAGGCTCCCAGGAGGGATGTTGTGTTCTTGCTGGATGGATCTGATGGCACTAGGAGTGGATTCCCAGCCATGCGTGACTTTGTTCAAAGAGTGGTGGAGACACTCAGTGTGGATGAGAACAAAGATCGCGTTGCGGTGGTCCAGTACAGTAGAGATCCAGCCGCCCAATTCtatctgaacacatacacaacaaaGGGAGAGATTCTCAACACTGTAAGAGGTCTGAGACACAAAGGCGGGAGACCTCTCAACACTGGAGCAGCTCTCCAGTACGTGAGGGACAATGTCTTTACTGCCTCCTCCGGAAGCAGACGCTTGGAAGGCGTTCCACAGCTACTGATTCTGTTGAGTGGTGGAAGGTCGGTTGACAATGTTGACACGCCAGCCTCTGCTCTGAAGGAGCTTGGGGTTTTGGTCTTTGGAATTGGAACAAGGAGCTCTGATAGCAGAGAATTGCAGAGGATATCACATGATCCCAGTtacgctctgtctgtctcagacTTTACTGACCTTCCAAGCATCCAGCAGCAACTTCTGTCCTCGGTGGAGGCAGTGGTTATTGATGTTACTCCAGAATCACCAACAGTTTTAggtatgtgttatcactgtgaatTAAGAGTCAGGATGTGTTAACAAAATGGCCGCTGAGTCTTAGAAACGACTATATAATTGGCCAAAAACACCACAATTGATCAGTTTGAATTAACATAATCTATTGATTTTCTCAGTTGATCATGACACCGCCAGAAAGGATGTGGTattccttctggatggttctgatgGCACAAGGAATGGATTCCCAGCAATGCGTGATTTTGTTCAGAGAGTAGTAGAGAAACTCAATGTGGGAGGAGACAAAGACCGCGTTTCTGTGGTCCAGTACGGTAGAGATCAAGAAGTTAATTTCTATCTGAACACATACACCACGAAGGGCGACATTCTTGACATCGTCAGAGGTCTGAGGCACAGAGGAGGTAgacccctcaacactggggcagcCCTCCAGTATGTAAGGGACAACGTCTTTACTGCCTCCTCAGGAAGCAGAAGCCAAGAGGGTGTCCCTCAGATGCTGATACTGCTGAGTGGCGGGAGGTCCAATGATAATGTTGAAATACCAGTTTCTGCCCTGAAAGAGAGTGGGGTCTTGATCTTTGGCATTGGAAACAGAAATTCTAGCAAAGAGGTTCAAAGGATTGCCTCTGACCCCAGTTATTCCCAGTCTGTTTCTGAATTCTCTGATCTCCCCAGCGTCCAGGATAAGTTTTTCTCCTCACTCATTACTGTACACGTTGGCGCCACACCCATTTCCCCAACAGTCATAGGTAAGACCGGATGCATTATCTAGGAAAACTAAAGCAACAAACACATATTTCAGATTTGATGAAGCAATGTTGACATACTGTTTTGTTGACATACTGTTTTGTTTCTGATACTCTTAGTGGACCTAAGCATTGCCAGAAAGGATGTAGTATTCTTGCTGGATGGTTCTGATGGCACTAGGAATGGCTTCCCAGAAATGCGGGACTTTGTTCAAAGAGTAGTGGAGAAACTCACTGTAGGGGAGAACAGAGATCGagtctctgtggtacagtatagCAGAGAACCAGAGGCCCACTTCTATCTGAACACTTACATGAGAAAAGAAGAGGTTGTTGACACCGTAAGAGGGCTGAAGCACAAAGGAGGGAGACCCCTCAACACTGGAGCAGCTCTCCAGTATGTCAGGGACTACGTCTTTACTGCCTCCTCTGGAAGTAGGCGccttgaaagtgttccacagattCTGATACTGCTAAATGGTGGAAGGTCCTTTGACAATGTAGATAAACCAGCTTCTGCTCTCAAGGAGCTTGGTGTCTTGGTGTTTGGAATTGGAACAAGGAGCTCTGATAGCAGAGAATTACAGAAGATATCCTATGACCCCAGTTATGCTCTCTCCGTGTCTGAATTTACTGACCTCCCCAACATCCAACAGCAGCTTCTTTCTGCCATGAACACTGCCATTATACAGGACACAACCATGACACCAACACTAATACCAACAATACTAGGTAAGAAAAATATGCTTTTGATCTGTTCCATTTCCTCTTTTACATTAGGATAGAGTAGTTGATACCTTTGATCACTCTTGTAGGTTCCCCTGAGGCCTTTCATGTGGTTTCATTTCATACCTCTGTACCAATGTTCCCTATGATATAACTCAAGCCAATGCACAAATTGTCACTTTCGTTGAATAGTTGTTTGTGATAAGTGAAAGGGATGACTTTCATGTGACAGAAGCAGCTTTGTCCTGTTTTCCCATAACCTATGCCACATGTAATATGACTCTTTATCTGAACCTTCACATTCCCTAGTTGAGAGTCAGGCTCCCAGGAGGGATGTTGTGTTCTTGCTGGATGGATCTGATGGCACTAGGAGTGGATTCCCAGCCATGCGTGACTTTGTTCAAAGAGTGGTGGAGACACTCAGTGTGGATGAGAACAAAGATCGCGTTGCGGTGGTCCAGTACAGTAGAGATCCAGCCGCCCAATTCtatctgaacacatacacaacaaaGGGAGAGATTCTCAACACTGTAAGAGGTCTGAGACACAAAGGCGGGAGACCTCTCAACACTGGAGCAGCTCTCCAGTACGTGAGGGACAATGTCTTTACTGCCTCCTCCGGAAGCAGACGCTTGGAAGGCGTTCCACAGCTACTGATTCTGTTGAGTGGTGGAAGGTCGGTTGACAATGTTGACACGCCAGCCTCTGCTCTGAAGGAGCTTGGGGTTTTGGTCTTTGGAATTGGAACAAGGAGCTCTGATAGCAGAGAATTGCAGAGGATATCACATGATCCCAGTtacgctctgtctgtctcagacTTTACTGACCTTCCAAGCATCCAGCAGCAACTTCTGTCCTCGGTGGAGGCAGTGGTTATTGATGTTACTCCAGAATCACCAACAGTTTTAggtatgtgttatcactgtgaatTAAGAGTCAGGATGTGTTAACAAAATGGCCGCTGAGTCTTAGAAACTACTATATAATTGGCCAAAAACACCACAATTGATCAGTTTGAATTAACATAATCTATTGATTTTCTCAGTTGATCATGACACCGCCAGAAAGGATGTGGTattccttctggatggttctgatgGCACAAGGAATGGATTCCCAGCAATGCGTGATTTTGTTCAGAGAGTAGTAGAGAAACTCAATGTGGGAGGAGACAAAGACCGCGTTTCTGTGGTCCAGTACGGTAGAGATCAAGAAGTTAATTTCTATCTGAACACATACACCACGAAGGGCGACATTCTTGACATCGTCAGAGGTCTGAGGCACAGAGGAGGTAgacccctcaacactggggcagcCCTCCAGTATGTAAGGGACAACGTCTTTACTGCCTCCTCAGGAAGCAGAAGCCAAGAGGGTGTCCCTCAGATGCTGATACTGCTGAGTGGCGGGAGGTCCAATGATAATGTTGAAATACCAGTTTCTGCCCTGAAAGAGAGTGGGGTCTTGATCTTTGGCATTGGAAACAGAAATTCTAGCAAAGAGGTTCAAAGGATTGCCTCTGACCCCAGTTATTCCCAGTCTGTTTCTGAATTCTCTGATCTCCCCAGCGTCCAGGATAAGTTTTTCTCCTCACTCATTACTGTACACGTTGGCGCCACACCCATTTCCCCAACAGTCATAGGTAAGACCGGATGCATTATCTAGGAAAACTAAAGCAACAAACACATATTTCAGATTTGATGAAGCAATGTTGACATACTGTTTTGTTGACATACTGTTTTGTTTCTGATACTCTTAGTGGACCTAAGCATTGCCAGAAAGGATGTAGTATTCTTGCTGGATGGTTCTGATGGCACTAGGAATGGCTTCCCAGAAATGCGGGACTTTGTTCAAAGAGTAGTGGAGAAACTCACTGTAGGGGAGAACAGAGATCGagtctctgtggtacagtatagCAGAGAACCAGAGGCCCACTTCTATCTGAACACTTACATGAGAAAAGAAGAGGTTGTTGACACCGTAAGAGGGCTGAAGCACAAAGGAGGGAGACCCCTCAACACTGGAGCAGCTCTCCAGTATGTCAGGGACTACATCTTTAATGCCTCCTCTGGAAGTAGGCGccttgaaagtgttccacagattCTGATACTGCTAAATGGTGGAAGGTCCTTTGACAATGTAGATAAACCAGCTTCTGCTCTCAAGGAGCTTGGTGTCTTGGTGTTTGGAATTGGAACAAGGAGCTCTGATAGCAGAGAATTACAGAAGATATCCTATGACCCCAGTTATGCTCTCTCCGTGTCTGA
This genomic window contains:
- the LOC123729524 gene encoding collagen alpha-3(VI) chain-like, with the protein product MRKEEVVDTVRGLKHKGGRPLNTGAALQYVRDYIFNASSGSRRLESVPQILILLNGGRSFDNVDKPASALKELGVLVFGIGTRSSDSRELQKISYDPSYALSVSEFTDLPNIQQQLLSAMNTAIIQDTTMTPTLIPTILVESQAPRRDVVFLLDGSDGTRSGFPAMRDFVQRVVETLSVDENKDRVAVVQYSRDPAAQFYLNTYTTKGEILNTVRGLRHKGGRPLNTGAALQYVRDNVFTASSGSRRLEGVPQLLILLSGGRSVDNVDTPASALKELGVLVFGIGTRSSDSRELQRISHDPSYALSVSDFTDLPSIQQQLLSSVEAVVIDVTPESPTVLVDHDTARKDVVFLLDGSDGTRNGFPAMRDFVQRVVEKLNVGGDKDRVSVVQYGRDQEVNFYLNTYTTKGDILDIVRGLRHRGGRPLNTGAALQYVRDNVFTASSGSRSQEGVPQMLILLSGGRSNDNVEIPVSALKESGVLIFGIGNRNSSKEVQRIASDPSYSQSVSEFSDLPSVQDKFFSSLITVHVGATPISPTVIVDLSIARKDVVFLLDGSDGTRNGFPEMRDFVQRVVEKLTVGENRDRVSVVQYSREPEAHFYLNTYMRKEEVVDTVRGLKHKGGRPLNTGAALQYVRDYVFNASSGSRRLESVPQILILLNGGRSFDNVDKPASALKELGVLVFGIGTRSSDSRELQKISYDPSYALSVSEFTDLPNIQQQLLSAMNTAIIQDTTMTPTLIPTILVESQAPRRDVVFLLDGSDGTRSGFPAMRDFVQRVVETLSVDENKDRVAVVQYSRDPAAQFYLNTYTTKGEILNTVRGLRHKGGRPLNTGAALQYVRDNVFTASSGSRRLEGVPQLLILLSGGRSVDNVDTPASALKELGVLVFGIGTRSSDSRELQRISHDPSYALSVSDFTDLPSIQQQLLSSVEAVVIDVTPESPTVLVDHDTARKDVVFLLDGSDGTRNGFPAMRDFVQRVVEKLNVGGDKDRVSVVQYGRDQEVNFYLNTYTTKGDILDIVRGLRHRGGRPLNTGAALQYVRDNVFTASSGSRSQEGVPQMLILLSGGRSNDNVEIPVSALKESGVLIFGIGNRNSSKEVQRIASDPSYSQSVSEFSDLPSVQDKFFSSLITVHVGATPISPTVIVDLSIARKDVVFLLDGSDGTRNGFPEMRDFVQRVVEKLTVGENRDRVSVVQYSREPEAHFYLNTYMRKEEVVDTVRGLKHKGGRPLNTGAALQYVRDYVFTASSGSRRLESVPQILILLNGGRSFDNVDKPASALKELGVLVFGIGTRSSDSRELQKISYDPSYALSVSEFTDLPNIQQQLLSAMNTAIIQDTTMTPTLIPTILVESQAPRRDVVFLLDGSDGTRSGFPAMRDFVQRVVETLSVDENKDRVAVVQYSRDPAAQFYLNTYTTKGEILNTVRGLRHKGGRPLNTGAALQYVRDNVFTASSGSRRLEGVPQLLILLSGGRSVDNVDTPASALKELGVLVFGIGTRSSDSRELQRISHDPSYALSVSDFTDLPSIQQQLLSSVEAVVIDVTPESPTVLVDHDTARKDVVFLLDGSDGTRNGFPAMRDFVQRVVEKLNVGGDKDRVSVVQYGRDQEVNFYLNTYTTKGDILDIVRGLRHRGGRPLNTGAALQYVRDNVFTASSGSRSQEGVPQMLILLSGGRSNDNVEIPVSALKESGVLIFGIGNRNSSKEVQRIASDPSYSQSVSEFSDLPSVQDKFFSSLITVHVGATPISPTVIVDLSIARKDVVFLLDGSDGTRNGFPEMRDFVQRVVEKLTVGENRDRVSVVQYSREPEAHFYLNTYMRKEEVVDTVRGLKHKGGRPLNTGAALQYVRDYIFNASSGSRRLESVPQILILLNGGRSFDNVDKPASALKELGVLVFGIGTRSSDSRELQKISYDPSYALSVSEFTDLPNIQQQLLSAMNTAIIQDTTMTPTLIPTILVESQAPRRDVVFLLDGSDGTRSGFPAMRDFVQRVVETLSVDENKDRVAVVQYSRDPAAQFYLNTYTTKGEILNTVRGLRHKGGRPLNTGAALQYVRDNVFTASSGSRRLEGVPQLLILLSGGRSVDNVDTPASALKELGVLVFGIGTRSSDSRELQRISHDPSYALSVSDFTDLPSIQQQLLSSVEAVVIDVTPESPTVLVDHDTARKDVVFLLDGSDGTRNGFPAMRDFVQRVVEKLNVGGDKDRVSVVQYGRDQEVNFYLNTYTTKGDILDIVRGLRHRGGRPLNTGAALQYVRDNVFTASSGSRSQEGVPQMLILLSGGRSNDNVEIPVSALKESGVLIFGIGNRNSSKEVQRIASDPSYSQSVSEFSDLPSVQDKFFSSLITVHVGATPISPTVIVDLSIARKDVVFLLDGSDGTRNGFPEMRDFVQRVVEKLTVGENRDRVSVVQYSREPEAHFYLNTYMRKEEVVDTVRGLKHKGGRPLNTGAALQYVRDYVFTASSGSRRLESVPQILILLNGGRSFDNVDKPASALKELGVLVFGIGTRSSDSRELQKISYDPSYALSVSEFTDLPNIQQQLLSAMNTAIIQDTTMTPTLIPTILVESQAPRRDVVFLLDGSDGTRSGFPAMRDFVQRVVETLSVDENKDRVAVVQYSRDPAAQFYLNTYTTKGEILNTVRGLRHKGGRPLNTGAALQYVRDNVFTASSGSRRLEGVPQLLILLSGGRSVDNVDTPASALKELGVLVFGIGTRSSDSRELQRISHDPSYALSVSDFTDLPSIQQQLLSSVEAVVIDVTPESPTVLGMCYHCELRVRMC